One window of the Mycobacterium sp. SVM_VP21 genome contains the following:
- a CDS encoding helix-turn-helix domain-containing protein yields the protein MMEPQLFRARPPLSASIAYFGYWDRRAGGPHRSRALPRGAATIVIDVGDRPEVDFFGADAHTRLAMPPAFLIGAGTASYVTQIDTAQTVITVHFRPGGARPFVDIAQGELTDVCVGLGELWGREAETLRQRLAEASSGASRVMLLEAFLVNRLRDKQFAPHADVTTVLDAAERNPSMRVGDAVALTGLSPKRLINMFRAQVGLTPKAYLRVRRLQAALTRLDSGAAGGAVLAAELGYFDQAHFVREFRAFTETTPTQYLRRRSWLAGHVDLVEDSPESPGG from the coding sequence GTGATGGAGCCGCAACTGTTTCGGGCCCGACCGCCGCTCTCGGCGAGCATCGCGTACTTCGGTTATTGGGACCGCCGTGCCGGTGGCCCACATCGGAGCCGAGCCCTGCCGCGTGGAGCGGCGACCATCGTCATCGATGTCGGCGACCGGCCGGAGGTGGATTTCTTCGGCGCCGATGCGCATACCCGGTTGGCGATGCCACCCGCATTCCTCATCGGTGCCGGCACCGCGTCCTATGTGACACAGATCGACACGGCGCAGACCGTCATCACGGTCCATTTTCGTCCTGGCGGCGCACGGCCCTTTGTGGATATCGCTCAGGGGGAGTTGACGGACGTCTGCGTCGGTCTGGGCGAGCTGTGGGGACGCGAGGCAGAGACGCTGCGCCAGCGGTTGGCGGAGGCATCTTCGGGTGCCTCGCGGGTCATGCTCCTCGAAGCGTTCCTGGTGAACCGGTTGCGGGACAAGCAATTCGCGCCGCACGCGGACGTGACCACCGTATTGGACGCCGCGGAACGCAACCCATCGATGCGCGTCGGTGACGCGGTGGCGCTCACCGGCTTATCGCCCAAACGGCTGATCAACATGTTTCGTGCCCAGGTCGGTCTGACGCCCAAGGCCTATTTGCGGGTGCGGCGACTGCAGGCCGCCCTCACGCGCCTGGACAGCGGGGCAGCAGGGGGTGCTGTTCTGGCGGCTGAGTTGGGCTACTTCGATCAGGCGCACTTCGTCCGGGAGTTTCGGGCGTTCACCGAGACCACCCCCACTCAGTACCTGCGGCGCCGCTCGTGGCTGGCCGGGCACGTTGATCTCGTCGAGGATTCCCCGGAGAGTCCGGGCGGGTGA
- a CDS encoding NYN domain-containing protein gives MRWIVDAMNVIGARPDGWWKDRHAAMARLTRQLEAWAAAQDSEVIVVFEKPPSPPIESDAVTIAAAPRPGANSADDEIVRLVGADDQPRDITVVTSDFALVERVTSAGAATYPAARFRRLIEEG, from the coding sequence ATGCGGTGGATCGTGGACGCGATGAACGTGATCGGTGCGCGTCCAGACGGCTGGTGGAAGGATCGCCACGCCGCGATGGCCCGTCTGACCCGACAGCTGGAAGCCTGGGCGGCGGCCCAGGACAGCGAGGTCATCGTGGTCTTCGAGAAGCCGCCGTCGCCGCCCATCGAATCGGATGCCGTCACGATCGCGGCGGCGCCGCGTCCCGGTGCCAACTCCGCCGACGACGAGATCGTGCGGTTGGTCGGGGCCGACGATCAACCGCGCGACATCACCGTGGTGACTTCTGATTTTGCCCTGGTGGAGCGGGTCACTTCGGCGGGCGCGGCCACCTACCCGGCGGCACGTTTCCGCAGGCTCATCGAGGAGGGGTGA
- a CDS encoding enoyl-CoA hydratase/isomerase family protein, with translation MSMVTYECHDHVATITLNRPEARNAINGAMRQDLNAAWDRFRAEEDAWVGVLTAEGDVFCAGADLKDSAGAVGTFPGTFWEKPTINSFESGMELFKPTIAAVQGPCVGYGLTGLLFCDFIIASTDAVFRFPEVTLGVPTIVGAIRLPQRVGWANAMELLLTGEPMSAQRAMDIGLVWKLVEPDALQETARAWAHTLTKAAPLAQRATKEVAWRSTDMGWIDAVRFGETMRKVAAVTEDVAEGLQAWREQRPPQWRGR, from the coding sequence ATGAGCATGGTCACCTATGAGTGCCACGACCACGTCGCGACCATCACCCTGAACCGGCCCGAGGCCCGCAACGCCATCAATGGCGCGATGCGTCAGGACCTCAACGCCGCCTGGGACCGCTTCCGCGCCGAGGAGGACGCCTGGGTCGGAGTTCTCACCGCCGAAGGTGACGTGTTCTGCGCCGGCGCCGATCTCAAGGACTCGGCGGGCGCGGTCGGCACCTTTCCCGGCACATTCTGGGAGAAGCCCACGATCAACTCGTTCGAATCCGGTATGGAGCTTTTTAAGCCGACGATCGCCGCCGTGCAGGGCCCCTGTGTGGGCTATGGGCTCACCGGATTGTTGTTCTGCGACTTCATCATCGCCAGCACCGATGCGGTGTTCCGGTTCCCCGAAGTGACTCTTGGAGTACCGACCATCGTCGGGGCGATCCGGTTGCCGCAGCGGGTGGGTTGGGCCAACGCGATGGAGTTGCTGTTGACCGGGGAGCCGATGAGCGCGCAACGGGCCATGGACATCGGCCTGGTGTGGAAACTCGTCGAGCCCGACGCCCTGCAGGAGACGGCCCGAGCGTGGGCACACACCCTCACCAAGGCCGCTCCCCTGGCGCAGCGCGCCACCAAAGAGGTTGCGTGGCGCAGCACCGACATGGGCTGGATCGACGCCGTGCGGTTCGGTGAAACGATGCGTAAGGTCGCCGCGGTGACCGAGGACGTCGCCGAGGGACTACAAGCGTGGCGGGAGCAGCGGCCACCGCAGTGGCGGGGCCGCTGA
- the tpx gene encoding thiol peroxidase has protein sequence MAQITLKGNQINTVGELPAVSSAAPAFSLTGTDLSVVDSGQFAGKPVLLNIFPSVDTPVCATSVRTFNERAAAGGAVLCVSNDLPFAQKRFCGAEGIENVTSASGFRDSFGADYGITIADGPLAGLLGRAIVVIGADGNVAYTELVPEIGQEPNYDAALAALSQA, from the coding sequence ATGGCGCAGATCACGTTAAAGGGAAATCAGATCAACACCGTAGGCGAGTTGCCGGCCGTCAGTTCGGCAGCACCGGCGTTCAGCTTGACCGGAACCGACCTGAGCGTGGTGGACAGTGGGCAGTTCGCCGGTAAGCCGGTCCTGCTGAACATCTTCCCGTCGGTCGACACCCCGGTCTGTGCGACCAGCGTGCGGACCTTCAACGAGCGGGCGGCCGCCGGTGGTGCCGTGCTGTGCGTCTCCAACGACCTGCCGTTCGCCCAGAAGCGGTTCTGCGGTGCCGAGGGCATCGAGAACGTCACCAGTGCCTCGGGCTTCCGGGACAGCTTCGGCGCCGACTACGGCATCACCATCGCCGATGGCCCGCTGGCCGGGCTGCTGGGCCGGGCCATCGTGGTGATCGGCGCAGACGGCAATGTCGCCTACACCGAGCTGGTGCCGGAGATCGGCCAGGAGCCGAACTACGACGCGGCGTTGGCGGCTCTGAGTCAGGCCTAG
- a CDS encoding metal-dependent hydrolase — protein MTDLIVRKLRFAFAEYPVPFLWNEANPAFSSMANAVSLLAIGFEKMIGGMIAEAMPLITDPVVAEEADAFVRQEGQHSMAHRGHAKALVRAYPGLKETVDDCNAMFDKMAAEKSLDYRLAYTADLEATFTPVFKLMLDHDDTLFAPGDDRVASLFLWHFVEEVEHRSSALIIYDHVINDPWYRMRMAPSIFKHVMSVIKVACEGFNRHVPLEDRKVDALSLFSSYRAKQAWRRRVPFGWPADEGPVADAFKHLPKREMATAVAGIIRSQLPNHKPAHEKIPVLANEWFARYDAGYDVTKWYTAEEKSA, from the coding sequence ATGACTGACCTGATTGTGCGTAAATTGCGGTTTGCGTTCGCCGAATACCCCGTGCCGTTTCTGTGGAACGAAGCGAACCCGGCGTTCTCCTCGATGGCTAACGCTGTCTCGCTGCTGGCGATCGGGTTCGAGAAGATGATTGGCGGCATGATCGCCGAGGCGATGCCGCTGATCACCGACCCCGTGGTCGCCGAAGAGGCCGACGCGTTCGTGCGGCAGGAGGGCCAGCACTCGATGGCCCACCGCGGACATGCGAAGGCACTGGTCAGGGCCTACCCGGGGCTCAAGGAGACCGTCGACGACTGCAACGCCATGTTTGACAAGATGGCCGCCGAAAAATCACTGGACTACCGGCTGGCCTACACCGCCGACCTGGAGGCCACGTTCACTCCCGTCTTCAAGCTGATGCTCGACCACGACGACACCCTGTTCGCTCCGGGCGACGACCGGGTGGCGTCATTGTTCTTGTGGCACTTCGTCGAGGAAGTCGAGCACCGCAGCTCCGCGCTGATCATCTACGACCACGTCATCAACGACCCGTGGTACCGGATGCGGATGGCGCCGTCGATCTTCAAACACGTGATGAGCGTGATCAAGGTGGCGTGCGAGGGCTTCAATCGGCACGTTCCCTTGGAAGACCGCAAGGTTGACGCGCTGTCACTGTTCAGTTCCTACCGCGCCAAGCAGGCTTGGCGGCGGCGCGTTCCCTTCGGCTGGCCCGCGGACGAGGGCCCGGTCGCGGATGCCTTCAAACATCTGCCAAAGCGCGAAATGGCCACCGCTGTCGCCGGTATCATCCGCAGCCAGCTGCCCAATCACAAACCGGCTCACGAGAAGATCCCGGTCTTGGCCAACGAGTGGTTCGCCCGTTATGACGCCGGCTACGACGTGACCAAGTGGTACACCGCAGAGGAGAAGAGCGCCTGA
- a CDS encoding TetR/AcrR family transcriptional regulator: MARRRGWGGNPPHSDEEAGRRIIAAAVELVAETGSAVSLADVATSLGVIRQTVYRYFPTADALMRAVAIASVDDFLDRLTEHVHGIHDPADALTEGAVYTLDAVARSPHLGAMLSSSSAHNREMASEEAQAFGMRMIDRFDVDWTQHGYDEAGLRELVEFTLRIMLSFVVAPNNPDRSPDELRQFLRRWLGEAVAAQSRHAD, translated from the coding sequence ATGGCACGACGGCGAGGGTGGGGCGGTAACCCGCCGCACAGCGACGAGGAGGCCGGCCGGCGGATCATCGCCGCGGCCGTCGAGCTGGTCGCCGAGACGGGCTCGGCGGTGTCATTGGCCGACGTCGCCACGTCGCTGGGCGTGATCCGGCAGACGGTGTATCGCTACTTCCCCACCGCCGATGCGCTAATGCGCGCCGTGGCGATCGCCTCCGTCGACGATTTCCTCGACCGCCTTACCGAGCACGTGCACGGCATCCACGATCCCGCCGACGCGCTGACCGAAGGTGCGGTCTACACCCTGGATGCGGTGGCCCGCTCCCCACACCTGGGCGCCATGCTGTCGTCGTCGTCAGCGCACAACCGTGAGATGGCTTCCGAAGAGGCCCAAGCCTTCGGGATGCGCATGATCGACCGGTTCGACGTCGACTGGACGCAGCACGGCTACGACGAAGCGGGGCTACGCGAACTCGTGGAGTTCACCCTGCGGATCATGCTCTCGTTCGTCGTGGCGCCCAACAATCCAGATCGCTCCCCCGACGAGCTACGCCAATTCCTGCGCCGTTGGCTCGGCGAAGCCGTCGCCGCCCAGTCCCGACACGCCGACTGA
- a CDS encoding MmpS family protein translates to MRAIVSRAWVPVVVALAAVVGTLAVVNLRDVFGADEIFRWDGSGSQVINSINEKQLRYEVFGTGAARGSVSFLNRETQPEQASFTTLPWSHTMTTTSPSVIGNVVAQGDGDEIGCRITVNGVVKDEQLATGHHAQVFCLVKGA, encoded by the coding sequence ATGCGCGCGATCGTGAGCCGAGCCTGGGTGCCCGTCGTGGTCGCGTTGGCGGCAGTCGTCGGAACGCTGGCGGTCGTCAACCTGCGCGACGTGTTCGGTGCCGATGAGATCTTCCGCTGGGACGGAAGCGGCTCGCAGGTGATCAATTCGATCAACGAAAAGCAGCTCCGCTACGAGGTTTTCGGTACTGGCGCAGCACGTGGCTCGGTGAGCTTCCTGAACCGGGAGACCCAGCCCGAGCAGGCGAGCTTCACCACCCTGCCCTGGAGTCACACCATGACCACCACGAGTCCGTCCGTGATCGGCAACGTGGTCGCCCAGGGCGACGGCGACGAGATCGGCTGTCGCATCACGGTCAACGGCGTCGTCAAAGACGAGCAGCTGGCCACCGGGCACCACGCCCAGGTGTTCTGTCTGGTCAAAGGCGCATGA